The Macaca nemestrina isolate mMacNem1 chromosome 8, mMacNem.hap1, whole genome shotgun sequence genome contains the following window.
gctggtctcaaactgctggcctcaagtgatccgcctgcctcggcctccccaaagtgctgggattacaggcgtgagccactgcacccggccttcacCTCTCCTTCTTGCATCCCCCTAACCAAAGGAGTGCTCCTAGAGAAATCAAGTTTCTTTTCTGAACACCAGTGAAACCAAAATCCAGTAGGAAATACCTTGCTTCAGTGTGGCATATCTTAAGTGGACCAAAAGAGGTGGTGGGATAAACTTTTTATAATTTGCTTTAAATTCCACTTTGaaatttagaatttgattttttcccctcCATTTGCAGAATTTAACACCATTTAACACGAGCCCAAGGCAGGTTGAAAGCGCAGATGTAAACATTTTCAGAAGCATCGTGGACTCCACGGTTTTCTGCATCCTCATGTGGACTGAGGCTGCAACTGGTTTTGGGGTATAGGGGGCAGAGCAGAGAGGAGGTGTTAACCCCCAAATGGGCCCGGACAACAGCCAAGCCCCACAACCCAGTTGCAAGGGAGTGTTGATGGGGCACACCTGGGAGGTACCCAGTTTGGCTCTTTCCCATCCCTGATCTGAAAAAGTCAGTCAACTGACTGATAAAATTCCTCATCGCTATTAGGGCAAAATCTACTCCCCAAGGCACTGTGTGCATGGTCCCAAGATGGAAATTCTCCACGTTACTTCCTAGGCAGTTACTTCCTAGGCAGCAGCACCACTCAAAAGAATCCAGGCCTGCACCTCCTCAGTGAGATGCACCACACTGACCGTGGTGGGTGGCGGCAGGTCAGGACCCGGCTCACtgaaatgcaaacacacatgaGCTTCCTGCTCATTTTCAAAGACAAGCTCTGGTGCGGGCTCCAAATCGGAGACAGTGCAGCTCGTCTCATCAGTATCCCCTTGCACGGCAGCCTGGCAGAGCAACAAATGGCACAGCTAGGGAAAACGGGCTTGTATTTTCTCTGGGCGGCAATCTGACTCGGCACACACCATTTCAGAAAGCGAGGCTGCGAGGCCTGTGTTCTCGGGTGACACAGAGCGGACGAGGATGCAGAATGGCTTCTGGAGAGAGGTCTTCTGACTCGGGCATGAGGGTCCAGGTGAGACCTCAGCCACAGGGGCCTAGCAGATAGGCCTGGCTCTTGTCACATGCGATGAGAAGCTGTGACATTGGAATTAATGGTTGGGACAAGACAGGGGGACAGACAAAGACCAGAGACATGTTTCCCTAGACTGCACAGGGAAACACAGGAGATGAGATTCAGTCAAAACACACACAGATCACGTTACCTGAAGTGACTGAGTTAAAAGGCTGATGCAGAAATAAGTCCTAAGATGAAGGCAGGATTTACCCCAAACACCTGCACCACAAGCCGCCAAATGCTGCCTATCAAGGGCTTCTAAGTGCTGGCCTGGGAAGGCAGGCATTCACATCACTCACAAGGGGAGGAAGCGGTCTCAGCAGGTTTATGTCCAGTCACCCTAATTCTGCTGGGCTCCACCACCCTCCAGCGGGCGAGATCCTGCCACCCGGCATGTATGCAGGTGTAtacacagcaagagaaaatgggCCAGGGCCAGATCTCTGGTCCTGAAATTTTggggaaagacaaaggaaaaaggcaCATGAAGGTGGCTgattgaatttaaaagaaaaaaaaaaaggtagctgcAAGTGACatatcattattttgatttttttaaacgtaccttttttcccccatgaaaagagaaattcaaaatataaactttattattttacattcaagTGAAACTTCCATCTGGCGGGGCTAAACACAGCTGCAGGTCACATTCAGTGATTTATTACTTTGGTGCCTTTTTCGTTCACCTGATGGAAGAATTCAACCctctcatttaaaaacaaaacaagaacaacaaaaacagctgGAGAGTCCCAGCTGCAATACTAGGTGTAGACacgcacaagcacacacacaaattcaaaaacttctacatagaaaaataaaggataaacATTATCCATCTATTTTGTACTGTGTAATGGaacttttatatacataaaaaattttttttgtttactgtTTTCAGTCACTGCAAATTTTCTTCCCTCCTCTGGGATCTAAGGATCCAGGGAGGAGGCTGCCACAGTGAAGCAGAAAAGCTACATTCTGCCcggggaggaagagaaaaagcaatttCTCGCTCCCCTTCCAAAGTCTTTCCTGTCCACCACCGCCTCGGATGTCCCTGCAGACAGCCTTCCGGTGAGCGGCTGTCCCGTCCCCTCCTCTCTGTAAGGCATTGGGGAGCAGAGGGCCCATAGGCAGCACCctgcgaaaaaaaaaaaaatgatctagCTGTGAAGAGAGGGCAAGGGGCTGGATGCAGGCAGAGAATGACTTTAAGAAGAAAAGATTCTATGATCCCTTCCCACAGCCTGTTCCTTTAGTATGGAGCTCGATTTTCCAGCTGGCGCTTGGTGAGGAAGTACTTGAAGAACTCATAGACAGACCAAGAAATGGCGGTGGAGGGCATCTGGTAGACCACACGCGCCTGGATGCCTTTGAAGTAGCCGGCCAGGCCGTTGAGCTGGTACACCGTCCGGAAGGCATTGGCCATGCCCGACAGCCGGCCGCTGATGTTGGCCAGCGAGAGGGCCACGTTCTCCTGAGTGTTGAGAAGGGTCTTACAGACGTCCAGGGGGGTCGTGGCGGCCGCGGCGAGGGCCCCGGCCAGCCCGCCTGAGATGATGTGGGACTGCGGGTTGTAGGTCCGGTGGGGGTTGACCTGCTCCTGCAGGAACTCGTAGGTGATGAAGTGGATGGACTGGAAGGGGATGTTCATGGTCAGCTGCGTGGTGTAGCTCCGGTAGAAGGCCCCCAACCCCTCGGTCCTCCACACTGTCCGGATGCAGCTGAGAGCTGACCGGTGCTGCGAGTTGTACATCTGCAAGCGCTGCTTCACCACTGTGGTTGGAACCGCGGGGCAGGCCAGACGGACAGCCAGTGGGCAGTGGGTTGGAGGTGGCCCCACCCCAGGTCGGAATGAAGCCAAGCCATAAAGAGAAACAAGCCAGTTAGACACCGGAAACAGGCGAGagccagcacacacagccctagTCTGAGCAGCCGCGGAGGGCCAGCCCCTGGCAGTCCTGGGTTACAATCCATTTCTATTTCCAGGACTCATGCCTGGAAGGTGGCTATTTCCTTAAGTTTCTCCTG
Protein-coding sequences here:
- the LOC105482057 gene encoding mitoferrin-1 isoform X1 yields the protein MELRSGSVGSQAVARRMDGDSRDGGGGKDATGSEDYENLPTSASVSTHMTAGAMAGILEHSVMYPVDSVKTRMQSLSPDPKARYTSIYGALQKIMRTEGFWRPLRGVNVMVMGAGPAHAMYFACYENMKRTLNDVFHHQGNSHLANGIAGSMATLLHDAVMNPAEVVKQRLQMYNSQHRSALSCIRTVWRTEGLGAFYRSYTTQLTMNIPFQSIHFITYEFLQEQVNPHRTYNPQSHIISGGLAGALAAAATTPLDVCKTLLNTQENVALSLANISGRLSGMANAFRTVYQLNGLAGYFKGIQARVVYQMPSTAISWSVYEFFKYFLTKRQLENRAPY
- the LOC105482057 gene encoding mitoferrin-1 isoform X3 — protein: MLVLHEQTRMQSLSPDPKARYTSIYGALQKIMRTEGFWRPLRGVNVMVMGAGPAHAMYFACYENMKRTLNDVFHHQGNSHLANGIAGSMATLLHDAVMNPAEVVKQRLQMYNSQHRSALSCIRTVWRTEGLGAFYRSYTTQLTMNIPFQSIHFITYEFLQEQVNPHRTYNPQSHIISGGLAGALAAAATTPLDVCKTLLNTQENVALSLANISGRLSGMANAFRTVYQLNGLAGYFKGIQARVVYQMPSTAISWSVYEFFKYFLTKRQLENRAPY
- the LOC105482057 gene encoding mitoferrin-1 isoform X2; translation: MVLLDWRARKARTRSKAKADLSTRMQSLSPDPKARYTSIYGALQKIMRTEGFWRPLRGVNVMVMGAGPAHAMYFACYENMKRTLNDVFHHQGNSHLANGIAGSMATLLHDAVMNPAEVVKQRLQMYNSQHRSALSCIRTVWRTEGLGAFYRSYTTQLTMNIPFQSIHFITYEFLQEQVNPHRTYNPQSHIISGGLAGALAAAATTPLDVCKTLLNTQENVALSLANISGRLSGMANAFRTVYQLNGLAGYFKGIQARVVYQMPSTAISWSVYEFFKYFLTKRQLENRAPY
- the LOC105482057 gene encoding mitoferrin-1 isoform X5 translates to MATLLHDAVMNPAEVVKQRLQMYNSQHRSALSCIRTVWRTEGLGAFYRSYTTQLTMNIPFQSIHFITYEFLQEQVNPHRTYNPQSHIISGGLAGALAAAATTPLDVCKTLLNTQENVALSLANISGRLSGMANAFRTVYQLNGLAGYFKGIQARVVYQMPSTAISWSVYEFFKYFLTKRQLENRAPY
- the LOC105482057 gene encoding mitoferrin-1 isoform X4, whose translation is MQSLSPDPKARYTSIYGALQKIMRTEGFWRPLRGVNVMVMGAGPAHAMYFACYENMKRTLNDVFHHQGNSHLANGIAGSMATLLHDAVMNPAEVVKQRLQMYNSQHRSALSCIRTVWRTEGLGAFYRSYTTQLTMNIPFQSIHFITYEFLQEQVNPHRTYNPQSHIISGGLAGALAAAATTPLDVCKTLLNTQENVALSLANISGRLSGMANAFRTVYQLNGLAGYFKGIQARVVYQMPSTAISWSVYEFFKYFLTKRQLENRAPY